One genomic segment of Gemmatimonadaceae bacterium includes these proteins:
- a CDS encoding efflux RND transporter periplasmic adaptor subunit has protein sequence MKRYLGAALLLAAAGVATACAKKQQAPTVQVAVVSYRDIIVDAQANGVIEPLVVTDVKSKAGGMITKMPVETGTHVNPGDLIVQIDTRDVQNRFDQAQAQLVAAQAKLDVAEQDKKRNEEMFKARVITPQEYEQVAVNYENAKSGVVSAKANLDIAKQALEEATVRAPGEGVIITKNVAVGTVIASATGSVSGGTTIVQMADLSIVRIRAYFNESDIGNIHPGQPANVTVDAYPDRRFTGSVEKIEPQAIVQQNVTMFPVLVNLQNQEGLLRPGMNGTVAVLIDERDNVLAIPNDAIKNPREAVTTGAMLGLAADTVNNELKAQGYNPGARGGFGGRNGQGGQGRRNGGANGGGAAAGPTGGPTGGSTGGTAGGEVSLMDAGVAQQGGAQGGQGGFGQGGFGGGMQVSDADCKKIDDALKAHPAEKKQLDDLRAKQRALMPAGFGGGANGGGGFNRRGRDSTGGAARRAGGDSTRRRDGGNNGGNNGANGGGGQNGGRRGSPEMQAIGQQMRDIYTKLNLDARTAGACARRAQGGAQRAQGGTQGGANQGGNRGGQLTPSPELGSRPVRPRAGLVFVTDSSKTQFHPRIVQLGQGNLDYTEVVSGLKPGERVVMLGALALQAQRQQQQDRLRQNASPLGGQPGPGGGGPPRGGGGGGRGR, from the coding sequence GTGAAACGTTATCTCGGAGCCGCGTTGCTCCTCGCCGCGGCCGGCGTGGCAACCGCGTGCGCCAAGAAGCAGCAGGCGCCCACCGTGCAGGTCGCCGTCGTGTCCTACCGCGACATCATCGTCGATGCACAGGCGAACGGCGTCATCGAGCCGCTCGTCGTCACCGACGTGAAGTCGAAGGCCGGCGGCATGATCACCAAGATGCCCGTCGAGACCGGCACGCACGTCAACCCCGGCGACCTCATCGTCCAGATCGATACGCGCGACGTCCAGAACCGCTTCGACCAGGCGCAGGCGCAGCTCGTCGCCGCGCAGGCCAAGCTCGACGTCGCCGAGCAGGACAAGAAGCGCAATGAAGAGATGTTCAAGGCGCGCGTGATCACGCCGCAGGAATACGAGCAGGTCGCGGTGAATTATGAGAACGCGAAATCCGGCGTCGTCTCGGCCAAGGCCAACCTCGACATCGCCAAGCAGGCGCTCGAGGAAGCCACCGTGCGCGCGCCGGGCGAAGGCGTCATCATCACGAAGAACGTCGCGGTCGGCACCGTGATCGCGTCGGCCACCGGCTCGGTGAGCGGCGGCACGACGATCGTGCAGATGGCCGACCTGAGCATCGTGCGCATTCGCGCGTACTTCAACGAGAGCGACATCGGCAACATTCATCCGGGCCAGCCGGCCAACGTGACGGTCGATGCCTATCCGGATCGCCGCTTCACCGGCTCCGTCGAGAAGATCGAACCGCAGGCCATCGTTCAGCAGAACGTGACGATGTTCCCGGTGCTCGTGAATCTGCAGAACCAGGAAGGCCTGCTTCGTCCCGGCATGAACGGCACGGTCGCGGTGTTGATCGATGAGCGCGACAACGTGCTCGCGATTCCGAACGACGCGATCAAGAATCCGCGCGAAGCGGTGACGACCGGCGCGATGCTCGGGCTTGCGGCGGACACGGTCAACAACGAGCTCAAGGCGCAGGGCTACAATCCCGGCGCGCGCGGCGGATTCGGCGGCCGTAACGGGCAGGGTGGTCAGGGCCGTCGTAACGGCGGTGCGAACGGCGGTGGCGCAGCAGCTGGACCGACCGGTGGACCAACTGGTGGCTCAACTGGAGGCACCGCCGGCGGCGAAGTCTCGCTCATGGACGCCGGCGTCGCGCAGCAGGGTGGCGCGCAGGGCGGCCAGGGTGGTTTCGGTCAAGGCGGCTTCGGCGGCGGCATGCAGGTGTCGGACGCTGACTGCAAGAAGATCGACGACGCGCTCAAAGCGCATCCCGCCGAGAAGAAGCAGCTCGATGATCTGCGGGCGAAGCAGCGCGCGCTGATGCCCGCCGGATTCGGCGGCGGAGCGAACGGCGGCGGCGGATTCAATCGCCGCGGTCGCGATTCGACCGGCGGTGCGGCGCGCCGCGCTGGTGGCGACAGCACGCGTCGTCGCGACGGTGGTAATAATGGCGGCAACAACGGCGCCAACGGTGGCGGTGGCCAGAATGGCGGCCGTCGCGGCAGTCCGGAGATGCAGGCCATCGGTCAGCAGATGCGCGACATCTACACGAAGCTCAATCTCGATGCGCGCACGGCCGGCGCTTGCGCGCGTCGCGCACAGGGCGGCGCTCAACGCGCGCAGGGTGGCACGCAGGGCGGCGCGAACCAAGGTGGAAACCGCGGCGGTCAGTTGACGCCGTCGCCGGAGCTCGGCTCGCGTCCGGTGCGTCCGCGCGCTGGCCTCGTATTCGTGACCGACAGCTCGAAGACGCAATTCCATCCGCGCATCGTACAGCTGGGTCAGGGCAATCTCGATTACACCGAAGTGGTGAGCGGTCTCAAGCCCGGCGAACGCGTCGTCATGCTAGGCGCGCTGGCGCTGCAGGCGCAGCGGCAGCAGCAGCAGGATCGCCTGCGGCAGAACGCCAGCCCGCTTGGTGGACAGCCGGGCCCCGGCGGCGGCGGTCCGCCGCGCGGCGGCGGTGGCGGCGGCAGAGGGCGTTAA
- a CDS encoding ABC transporter permease produces MLIGEIISVALGALRANKLRSLLTMLGIVIGVGAVIAVVALGTGAQQAVKDRIAALGTTLLTVSPGQQRGQGVAIAGAQQKLIIDDAKAIDERATHVIAVQPEMRSQQQIVWGNKNASTQIIGTTPNYLEVRKYAMAYGRMFTAADDEGRQRVAVLGSAVVDNLGVTNPEALVGESVRIRGTQFTVVGVMKSKGQANAFQNPDDEILVPIQTARFRVNGSDRLQSISALAESEDAIPDAMADIQRVIRRQHKIRQGAPDDFQIRNQSDILATTQETTEVMTYLLSGIAAVSLLVGGIGIMNIMLVSVTERTREIGIRKALGATRFNILLQFLIEAVVLCVLGGLVGIGLGAGGAAVMSRTAGWSTQISTTAIVMAFAFSAFVGVAFGVWPARRAAVLDPIVALRYE; encoded by the coding sequence ATGCTCATTGGAGAAATCATAAGCGTCGCGCTCGGGGCGCTGCGGGCGAACAAGCTTCGGTCGCTGCTCACGATGCTCGGCATCGTGATCGGCGTCGGCGCCGTCATCGCGGTCGTGGCGCTCGGCACGGGCGCGCAGCAGGCGGTGAAGGATCGCATCGCGGCGCTCGGCACCACGCTGTTGACGGTGAGCCCCGGCCAGCAGCGCGGCCAGGGCGTCGCGATCGCCGGCGCGCAGCAGAAGCTGATCATCGACGACGCGAAGGCCATCGACGAGCGCGCGACGCACGTCATCGCCGTGCAGCCCGAAATGCGCTCGCAGCAGCAGATCGTGTGGGGCAACAAGAACGCGAGCACGCAGATCATCGGGACCACGCCCAACTATCTCGAGGTGCGCAAGTACGCGATGGCCTACGGCCGCATGTTCACGGCAGCCGACGACGAAGGACGCCAGCGCGTCGCGGTCCTGGGCTCGGCGGTCGTCGACAACCTTGGGGTCACGAACCCCGAAGCGCTCGTCGGAGAGTCGGTGCGCATTCGCGGCACGCAGTTCACCGTCGTGGGCGTGATGAAGTCCAAGGGCCAGGCCAACGCGTTCCAGAATCCGGACGATGAAATCCTGGTGCCGATCCAGACCGCGCGCTTCCGCGTGAACGGATCCGATCGGTTGCAGTCGATCAGCGCGCTCGCCGAGTCGGAAGACGCGATTCCCGACGCGATGGCCGACATCCAGCGCGTGATCCGCCGCCAGCACAAGATCCGCCAGGGCGCGCCGGACGATTTCCAGATTCGTAATCAGTCCGACATTCTCGCGACGACGCAGGAAACGACGGAAGTGATGACGTACCTGCTGTCGGGCATCGCCGCGGTGTCGCTGCTCGTCGGCGGCATCGGCATCATGAACATCATGCTCGTGTCGGTCACCGAGCGCACGCGCGAGATCGGCATTCGGAAAGCGCTTGGCGCGACGCGCTTCAACATCCTGCTGCAGTTCCTCATCGAGGCCGTGGTGCTCTGCGTGCTCGGCGGGCTGGTGGGAATCGGCCTGGGCGCGGGCGGCGCCGCGGTGATGAGCCGGACCGCCGGCTGGTCGACGCAGATTTCGACGACGGCAATCGTCATGGCCTTCGCGTTCTCGGCGTTCGTCGGTGTGGCGTTCGGCGTGTGGCCGGCGCGCCGCGCGGCGGTACTCGATCCGATCGTCGCGCTGAGATACGAATAG